The following are from one region of the Theropithecus gelada isolate Dixy chromosome 6, Tgel_1.0, whole genome shotgun sequence genome:
- the PCDHB7 gene encoding protocadherin beta-7 — MEARVVRAVQKRQVLFLCVFLGMSLAGAEPLRYFVAEETERGTFLTNLAKDLGLGVGELRARGTRIVSDQNLPFLLLNPLTADLILNEKLDREELCGPREPCVLPFQLLLEKPFQIFRAELRVRDINDHSPVFLDREISLKILESTTPGAAFLLESAQDSDVGTNSLSNYTISPNAYFHINVHDSGEGNIYPELVLNQVLDREEIPEFSLTLTALDGGSPPRSGTALVRILVLDINDNAPDFLQSLYKVQVPENSPVGSIVVSVSARDLDTGSNGEIAYAFSYATEIILKTFQINPTSGSLHLKAELDYEAIQTYTLTIQAKDGGGLSGKCTVVIEVTDINDNRPELLLSSLTSPIAENSSETVVAVFRIRDRDSGNNGKTACSIQDDLPFILKPSVENFYTLVTEKPLDRERNTEYNITITVTDLGTPRLKTEHNITVLVSDVNDNAPAFTQTSYTLFVRENNSPALHIGSISATDRDSGTNAQVTYSLLPPQDPHLPLASLVSINADNGHLFALRSLDYEALQAFEFRVGAADRGSPALSSEALVRVLVLDANDNSPFVLYPLQNGSAPCTELVPRAAEPGYLVTKVVAVDGDSGQNAWLSYQLLKATEPGLFGVWAHNGEVRTARLLSERDAAKHRLVVLVKDNGEPPRSVTATLHVLLVDGFSQPYLPLPEAVPVQDQDDSLTVYLVVALASVSSLFLLSVLLFVAVQLCRSRAASVGRCSVPEGPFPGHLVDVSHTGTLSQSYQYEVCLTGGSRTNEFKFLKPIIPNLLPQSTGREVEENRPFQNNLGF; from the coding sequence ATGGAGGCCAGAGTAGTGCGTGCTGTGCAGAAAAGGCAAGtcctatttctttgtgtttttctgggAATGTCTTTGGCTGGCGCCGAACCGCTTCGGTATTTTGTGGCGGAGGAAACCGAGAGAGGCACCTTTCTTACCAACTTGGCAAAAGACCTAGGGTTAGGGGTAGGGGAACTGAGAGCTCGGGGAACTAGAATTGTTTCAGACCAGAACTTGCCATTTTTACTGCTCAATCCGCTTACTGCTGATTTAATTCTAAATGAGAAATTGGACCGAGAGGAACTGTGTGGCCCCAGAGAGCCCTGTGTGCTGCCTTTCCAGTTGTTATTGGAAAAACCTTTTCAGATTTTCCGTGCTGAACTAAGGGTCAGAGACATCAATGATCACTCTCCAGTATTTCTAGACAGAGAGATTTCCTTGAAAATATTAGAAAGTACAACTCCAGGGGCGGCATTTCTCCTAGAAAGTGCACAGGATTCAGATGTTGGAACCAACAGCCTGAGTAACTACACCATCAGCCCCAATGCGTATTTCCATATTAATGTCCATGATAGTGGGGAGGGGAATATCTATCCCGAATTGGTGCTGAATCAAGTGCTGGATCGGGAAGAGATACCAGAGTTCAGTTTAACCCTCACCGCTTTAGATGGCGGCTCTCCTCCCAGATCAGGGACGGCCCTCGTACGCATCCTGGTTCTAGACATAAATGACAACGCCCCTGATTTTCTGCAGTCGCTTTACAAAGTGCAGGTGCCCGAAAATAGCCCCGTTGGTTCCATAGTTGTCTCCGTGTCAGCCAGAGATTTAGATACCGGAAGTAATGGGGAAATAGCCTATGCATTTTCTTATGCCACTGAAATAATTCTCAAAACGTTTCAAATTAATCCAACATCTGGCAGTCTTCATCTTAAAGCGGAACTGGACTATGAGGCAATTCAAACATACACATTAACTATTCAGGCCAAAGACGGCGGCGGGCTTTCTGGAAAATGCACTGTGGTGATTGAGGTAACAGATATAAACGATAATCGACCCGAGCTGCTCCTGTCTTCACTTACTAGCCCAATTGCAGAAAACTCATCCGAGACAGTCGTGGCTGTTTTTAGGATTAGAGACAGAGATTCTGGGAACAATGGAAAGACAGCGTGCTCCATCCAGGACGATCTCCCCTTCATCCTGAAGCCATCTGTAGAGAACTTCTATACTCTGGTAACAGAGAAACCTTTGGATCGAGAGAGGAACACTGAGTACAACATCACCATCACCGTCACCGACTTGGGGACACCCAGGCTGAAAACTGAGCACAACATAACCGTGCTGGTCTCCGACGTCAATGACAACGCCCCCGCCTTCACCCAAACCTCCTACACCCTGTTTGTCCGCGAGAACAACAGCCCCGCCCTGCACATCGGCAGTATCAGCGCCACAGACAGAGACTCAGGCACCAACGCCCAGGTCACCTACTCGCTGCTGCCGCCCCAGGACCCGCACTTGCCCCTCGCCTCCCTGGTCTCCATCAACGCAGACAACGGCCACCTGTTCGCCCTCAGGTCGCTGGACTACGAGGCCCTGCAGGCGTTCGAGTTCCGCGTGGGTGCTGCAGACCGCGGGTCCCCGGCGCTGAGCAGCGAGGCGCTGGTGCGCGTGCTGGTGCTAGACGCCAACGACAACTCGCCCTTCGTGCTGTACCCTCTGCAGAATGGCTCCGCGCCCTGTACCGAGTTGGTGCCCCGGGCGGCCGAGCCAGGCTACCTGGTGACCAAGGTGGTGGCAGTGGACGGCGACTCGGGCCAGAACGCCTGGCTGTCGTACCAGCTGCTCAAGGCCACGGAGCCCGGGCTGTTCGGTGTGTGGGCGCACAATGGCGAGGTGCGCACCGCCAGGCTGCTGAGCGAGCGCGACGCGGCCAAGCACAGACTGGTGGTGCTGGTCAAGGACAATGGCGAGCCTCCGCGCTCGGTCACCGCCACGCTGCACGTGCTCCTGGTGGACGGCTTCTCCCAGCCCTACCTGCCGCTCCCGGAGGCGGTCCCGGTCCAGGACCAGGACGACTCTCTCACCGTCTACCTGGTGGTGGCGTTGGCCTCGGTATCGTCGCTCTTCCTCTTGTCGGTGCTCCTGTTCGTGGCGGTGCAACTGTGCAGGAGCAGGGCGGCCTCGGTGGGTCGCTGCTCGGTGCCCGAGGGCCCCTTTCCAGGACATCTGGTGGACGTGAGCCACACTGGGACCCTTTCCCAGAGCTACCAGTATGAGGTGTGTCTGACTGGAGGCTCCAGGACAAATGAGTTCAAGTTTCTGAAGCCAATTATCCCCAACCTGCTACCCCAGAGCACAGGTAGGGAAGTTGAAGAAAATCGCCCATTTCAGAATAATTTGGGTTTCtga
- the PCDHB8 gene encoding protocadherin beta-8, giving the protein MEASGKLICRQRQVLFHFLLLGFSLAGEAEPRRYSVVEETEGSSFVTNLAKDLGLEQREFSRRGVRVVSRGNKLHLQLNQETGDLLLNEKLDREDLCGHTEPCALHFQVLLESPFEFFQAELQVIDINDHSPVFLDKEMLVKVSESSPPGTTFPLKNAEDLDVGQNNIENYIISPNSYFRVLTRKRSDGRKYPELVLDKALDREAEAELRLTLTALDGGSPPRSGTAQVYIEVVDVNDNAPEFEQPFYRVQISEDSPIGFLVVKVSATDVDTGVNGEISYSLFQASDEISKTFKVDSLTGEIELKKQLDFEKLQSYEVNIEARDAGGFSGKCTILIQVMDVNDHAPEVTMSAFTSPIPENAPETVVALFSVSDLDSGENGKTNCFIQEDLPFLLKSSVGNFYTLLTEKPLDRESRAEYNVTITVTDLGTPRLTTHLNMTVLVSDVNDNVPAFSEISYTLFVRENNSPALHIGSVSATDRDSSTNAQVTYSLLPPQDPHLPLASLVSINADNGHLFALRSLDYEALQEFEFRVGATDRGSPALSSEALVRVLVLDANDNSPFVLYPLQNGSAPCTELVPRAAEPGYVVTKVVAVDGDSGQNAWLSYQLLKATEPGLFGVWAHNGEVRTARLLSERDAARHRLVVLVRDHGEPPRSVTATLHVLLVDGFSQPFLPLPEATPSQAQTESLTVYLVVALASVSSLFLLSVLLFVAVRLCRRSRAASVGRCLVPQGPFPGYLVDVSGTRTPSQSYQYEVCLAGDSRTSEFKFLKPILPNIQGQCPEPEMEDNSKFRNDFGFSIQLK; this is encoded by the coding sequence ATGGAGGCCAGCGGGAAGCTCATTTGCAGACAAAGGCAAGTCCtttttcactttctccttttGGGCTTCTCTCTGGCGGGCGAGGCGGAACCTAGACGCTATTCTGTGGTGGAGGAAACAGAGGGCAGCTCCTTTGTCACCAATTTAGCAAAGGACTTGGGTCTGGAGCAGAGGGAATTCTCCAGGCGGGGGGTTAGGGTTGTTTCCAGAGGGAACAAACTACATTTGCAGCTCAATCAGGAGACCGGGGATTTGTTGCTCAATGAGAAATTGGACCGTGAGGATCTGTGTGGTCACACAGAGCCCTGTGCGCTACATTTCCAAGTGTTGCTAGAGAGTCCCTTCGAGTTTTTTCAAGCTGAACTACAGGTAATAGACATAAACGACCACTCTCCAGTATTTCTGGACAAAGAAATGTTGGTGAAAGTGTCAGAGAGCAGTCCTCCTGGGACTACGTTTCCTCTGAAGAATGCTGAAGACTTAGATGTAGGCCAAAACAATATTGAGAACTATATCATCAGCCCCAACTCCTATTTTCGGGTCCTCACCCGCAAACGCAGTGATGGCAGGAAATATCCAGAGCTGGTGCTGGACAAAGCGCTGGACCGAGAGGCAGAAGCGGAACTCAGGTTAACACTCACAGCACTGGATGGTGGCTCTCCGCCCAGATCTGGCACTGCTCAGGTCTACATTGAAGTCGTGGACGTTAACGATAATGCCCCTGAATTTGAGCAGCCTTTCTATAGGGTGCAGATCTCTGAGGACAGTCCAATAGGCTTCCTGGTTGTCAAGGTCTCTGCCACGGATGTAGACACAGGAGTCAACGGAGAGATTTCCTATTCACTTTTCCAAGCTTCAGATGAGATAAGCAAAACTTTTAAGGTCGATTCCTTGACAGGAGAAATTGAACTAAAAAAACAACTCGATTTCGAAAAACTTCAGTCCTATGAAGTCAATATCGAGGCGAGAGATGCTGGAGGCTTTTCTGGAAAATGCACCATTCTGATTCAAGTGATGGATGTGAATGACCATGCCCCAGAAGTTACCATGTCTGCATTTACCAGCCCAATACCTGAGAACGCGCCTGAAACTGTGGTTGCACTTTTCAGTGTTTCAGATCTTGATTCAggagaaaatgggaaaacaaattGCTTCATTCAGGAGGATCTACCCTTCCTCCTGAAATCTTCTGTGGGGAACTTTTATACTCTACTAACAGAGAAACCACTAGACAGAGAAAGCAGAGCCGAGTACAACGTCACTATCACCGTCACTGACTTAGGGACACCCAGGCTGACAACACACCTCAATATGACCGTGCTGGTCTCAGACGTCAATGACAACGTCCCCGCCTTCTCCGAAATCTCCTACACCCTGTTCGTCCGTGAGAACAACAGCCCCGCCCTGCACATCGGCAGCGTCAGCGCCACAGACAGAGACTCAAGCACCAACGCCCAGGTCACCTACTCGCTGCTGCCGCCCCAGGACCCGCACCTGCCCCTCGCCTCCCTGGTCTCCATCAACGCGGACAACGGCCACCTGTTCGCCCTCAGGTCGCTGGACTACGAGGCCCTGCAGGAGTTCGAGTTCCGCGTGGGCGCCACAGACCGCGGCTCCCCGGCGCTGAGCAGCGAGGCGCTGGTGCGCGTGCTGGTGCTGGACGCCAACGACAACTCGCCCTTCGTGCTGTACCCGCTGCAGAATGGCTCCGCGCCCTGTACCGAGTTGGTGCCCCGGGCGGCCGAGCCAGGCTACGTGGTGACCAAGGTGGTGGCGGTGGACGGCGACTCGGGCCAGAACGCCTGGCTGTCGTACCAGCTGCTCAAGGCCACGGAGCCCGGGCTGTTCGGTGTGTGGGCGCACAATGGCGAGGTGCGCACCGCCAGGCTGCTGAGCGAGCGCGACGCGGCCAGGCACAGGCTGGTGGTGCTGGTCAGGGACCATGGTGAGCCTCCGCGCTCGGTCACCGCCACGCTGCACGTGCTCCTGGTGGACGGCTTCTCCCAGCCCTTCCTGCCGCTCCCAGAGGCGACCCCATCCCAGGCCCAGACGGAATCGCTCACTGTTTACCTGGTGGTGGCGTTGGCCTCAGTGTCATCGCTCTTCCTCTTGTCGGTGCTCCTGTTCGTGGCGGTGCGACTGTGCAGGAGGAGCAGGGCTGCCTCTGTGGGTCGCTGCTTGGTGCCTCAGGGCCCCTTTCCTGGATATCTGGTGGATGTGAGCGGCACCAGGACCCCATCCCAGAGCTACCAGTATGAGGTGTGTCTGGCAGGAGATTCCAGGACCAGCGAGTTCAAATTTCTGAAGCCAATATTACCCAATATTCAGGGCCAATGCCCTGAGCCAGAAATGGAAGACAACTCCAAGTTTAGAAATGATTTTGGTTTCAGCATTCAACTGAAATAA
- the LOC112626668 gene encoding protocadherin beta-16 — translation MEIGRMHSRRQRQVLVFFVLLSLSGAGAELGSYSVVEETERGSFVANLEKDLGLGLTEMSTRRARIISQGNKQHLQLKVQTGDLLTNEKLDREELCGPTEPCILHFQVLMEKPLEIFQAELRVIDINDHSPIFTEKEIILKIPENSPLGTEFPLYHALDSDVGSNNVQNYKISPNSHFGILTKERTDGRKYPELVLDKELDREEEPQLRLTLTALDGGSPPRSGTAQVHIEVVDINDNAPEFEQPIYKVRIPENSPLGSLVATVSARDLDSGANGKISYSLFQPSEDISKMLEVNAMTGEIRLRKQVDFEAVTSYEVHIKATDGGGLSGKCTLLLQVVDVNDNPPQVTMSALTSPIPENSPEIVVAVFSVSDPDSGNNGKTISSIQEDLPFLLKPSVKNFYTLVTERALDREATAEYNITLTVTDMGTPRLKTEHNITVQISDVNDNAPAFTQTFYTFFVRENNSPALHIGSVSATDRDSGTNAQVTYSLLPPEDPHLPLSSLVSINADNGHLFALRSLD, via the coding sequence ATGGAGATTGGACGGATGCACAGTCGGAGACAAAGGCAAGtccttgttttctttgttttgctgaGCTTGTCTGGGGCTGGCGCCGAGTTGGGGTCCTATTCCGTAGTGGAAGAAACGGAGAGAGGCTCTTTTGTGGCAAATCTAGAGAAAGACCTGGGGTTGGGGTTGACAGAGATGTCCACCCGCAGGGCCAGGATCATTTCCCAGGGGAATAAACAGCATTTGCAGCTCAAGGTTCAAACTGGGGATCTGCTCACAAATGAGAAGCTAGATCGAGAGGAGCTATGCGGTCCCACTGAGCCTTGCATACTACATTTCCAAGTGTTAATGGAAAAACCTTTAGAAATATTTCAGGCTGAACTGAGGGTGATAGATATAAATGACCATTCTCCCATATTcactgaaaaggaaattattctaaaaataccGGAAAATAGTCCTCTAGGAACTGAGTTTCCTCTGTATCATGCTTTGGACTCTGACGTAGGAAGCAATAATgttcaaaactataaaatcagCCCAAATTCCCATTTTGGGATTCTAACCAAAGAACGCACTGATGGCAGGAAATACCCTGAGCTAGTATTGGATAAAGAGCTGGATCGGGAGGAGGAGCCTCAACTAAGGTTAACCCTGACAGCGCTGGATGGCGGCTCTCCACCGCGATCTGGAACTGCTCAGGTTCACATTGAAGTGGTGGACATCAATGATAATGCCCCTGAGTTTGAGCAGCCCATCTACAAAGTGCGGATTCCAGAGAACAGCCCCCTTGGCTCCCTGGTTGCCACCGTCTCCGCCAGGGATTTAGACAGCGGAGCCAACGGAAAAATATCATACTCACTCTTTCAGCCTTCAGAGGATATTAGTAAAATGTTGGAGGTAAATGCTATGACAGGGGAAATTCGACTGAGAAAACAAGTAGATTTCGAAGCGGTTACGTCTTATGAAGTGCACATCAAAGCCACAGATGGAGGAGGTCTTTCAGGAAAGTGCACTCTTCTCCTGCAGGTGGTGGACGTGAATGACAATCCCCCACAGGTGACCATGTCTGCACTCACCAGCCCCATCCCAGAGAACTCGCCTGAGATTGTAGTTGCTGTTTTCAGCGTTTCAGATCCTGACTCCGGAAACAATGGGAAGACGATTTCCTCCATCCAGGAAGACCTTCCCTTTCTTCTAAAACCTTCAGTCAAGAACTTTTACACCTTGGTAACAGAGAGAGCACTCGACAGAGAAGCAACAGCTGAATATAATATCACCCTTACCGTCACAGATATGGGGACTCCAAGGCTGAAAACGGAGCACAACATAACAGTGCAGATATCAGATGTTAATGATAACGCCCCCGCTTTCACCCAAACCTTCTACACCTTCTTCGTCCGCGAAAACAACAGCCCCGCCCTGCACATCGGTAGTGTCAGCGCCACAGACAGAGACTCAGGCACCAACGCCCAGGTCACCTACTCGCTGCTGCCGCCGGAGGACCCGCACCTGCCCCTCTCCTCCCTGGTCTCCATCAACGCGGACAACGGCCACCTGTTCGCCCTCAGGTCGCTGGACTAA